One window of Papio anubis isolate 15944 chromosome 10, Panubis1.0, whole genome shotgun sequence genomic DNA carries:
- the SFT2D3 gene encoding vesicle transport protein SFT2C, which yields MADLHRQLQEYLAQGKGDGPAAAEPLLAAGKAEEPGDGPAGAWLGRAGLPWTWARSPGESAAAGPACLPSVTRGQRLAAGGGCLLLAALCFGLAALYAPVLLLRARKFALLWSLGSALALAGGALLRGGVACGRLLRCEEAPSRPALLYTAALGATLFAALGLRSTLLTVLGAGAQVAALLAALVGLLPWGGGTALRLALGRLGRGAGLTKVLPV from the coding sequence ATGGCGGACCTCCACCGCCAGTTGCAGGAGTACCTGGCGCAGGGGAAAGGGGACGGCCCGGCGGCCGCGGAGCCGCTGCTCGCCGCGGGGAAGGCGGAGGAGCCCGGGGACGGGCCGGCGGGGGCGTGGCTGGGCCGCGCGGGCCTACCCTGGACCTGGGCGCGGAGCCCTGGGGAGTCGGCGGCGGCGGGCCCGGCGTGCCTGCCCAGCGTGACGCGCGGGCAGCGGCTGGCGGCGGGCGGCGGGTGCCTGCTGCTGGCGGCACTCTGTTTCGGCCTGGCCGCGCTCTACGCGCCGGTGCTGCTGCTGCGCGCGCGCAAGTTCGCGCTGCTCTGGTCGCTGGGCTCGGCGCTGGCGCTGGCGGGAGGCGCGCTGCTGCGGGGCGGCGTGGCGTGCGGGCGGCTGCTGCGCTGCGAAGAAGCGCCGTCCCGGCCCGCGCTGCTCTACACGGCAGCGCTGGGCGCCACGCTGTTCGCCGCGCTGGGCCTGCGCAGCACGCTGCTCACGGTGCTGGGCGCGGGCGCGCAGGTAGCCGCGCTGCTGGCCGCGCTGGTCGGGCTGCTGCCCTGGGGCGGCGGCACCGCGCTGCGCCTCGCGCTGGGTCGCCTGGGCCGCGGCGCCGGCCTCACCAAGGTGCTGCCCGTGTGA